The following coding sequences are from one Kwoniella dendrophila CBS 6074 chromosome 8, complete sequence window:
- a CDS encoding cell differentiation protein rcd1: MYAPHAPPHFQSHLQHRPPTAPPTPDSDAPSWGSSIPPPPPPGVNVLSQGGSSSNGPGLGGLGGFLNTQNLLPPNGGGGGLGGFMYNDQRRSQYGYSPVGGNSPIDGPNLNPNNNNRGSRDSNDNRGMAGGHQSQLSLSGNLGQQQSTTPIPLPGQPGVGVGGPLLPQNLAQHLNNPPAPTPNNQNSNLSGGGQGQNRNQSNSNSGNGNGNGGVGAGKVLLMPNGGPPPAGSDEEKIYILITELLEPETREGALLELSKKRELYEDLALVLWGGYGIMSSLLLEIVAVYPALSPPSLTAHASNRVCNALALLQCVASHSETRSLFLNAHIPLFLYPFLNTTSKTRPFEYLRLTSLGVIGALVKQNDNSDVINFLLSTEIIPLCLRIMETGSELSKTVAIFIVQKILADDLGLQYICQTYERFYAVGAVLSNMVDALVESQAVRLLKHVVRCYLRMSDNPRAREALRACLPKALQDNTFTPLLKGDMVTKRCLTTLLMNLNDRSEG, translated from the exons ATGTACGCCCCTCACGCGCCACCTCACTTCCAAAGTCATTTGCAGCATCGACCACCTACAGCACCACCTACACCGGACTCTGACGCACCTTCATGGGGATCATCaattcctcctcctcctccacccGGTGTGAATGTTTTATCCCAAggaggatcatcatctaatggacctggattaggtggtttaggcGGTTTCTTAAATACTCAAAACCTCTTACCGCCtaatggaggtggtggaggattAGGTGGATTCATGTATAATGATCAACGTAGATCTCAATATGGTTATTCACCTGTGGGAGGTAATTCACCTATTGATGGACCAAATTTAAATCCAAATAACAACAATCGTGGAAGTAGAGATTCAAACGATAATAGGGGTATGGCAGGTGGACatcaatcacaattatcTCTGAGCGGTAATTTAGGTCAACAACAATCGACGACAccaatacctttacctggaCAACCTGGTGTTGGTGTTGGAGGACCATTATTACCACAAAATTTAGCACAACATTTAAATaatccacctgcaccaactccaaataatcaaaattcaaacTTATCTGGAGgaggtcaaggtcaaaatcGGAaccaatcaaattcaaattcaggtaatggaaatggaaatggcGGTGTAGGCGCTGGAAAGGTACTGTTAATGCCAAATGGCGGTCCACCGCCTGCAGGTTCAGACgaagaaaagatatatattttaATAACGGAATTATTAGAACCTGAAACTAGAGAAGGTGCTTTATTAGAATTGAGTaagaaaagagaattatATGAAGATTTGGCCCTTGTACTTTGGGGAGGATATG GTATCATGTCATCGCTTCTCCTCGAAATTGTAGCAGTATATCCAGCTctatcaccaccttcactcACTGCTCACGCATCCAATCGAGTCTGTAATGCTCTAGCCTTATTGCAATGCGTTGCAAGTCATTCTGAAACAAGGTCTTTATTCCTTAATG CTCACATCCCCCTCTTCCTATATCCCTTCCTCAACACAACGAGTAAGACTAGACCTTTCGAATATCTAAGATTGACTTCTTTGGGTGTTATCGGTGCTTTGGTCAAA CAAAACGATAACTCCGACGTAATCAACTTCCTTTTATCAACAGAAATAATACCTCTATGTCTCAGAATCATGGAAACCGGTTCAGAATTGAGCAAAACAGTAGCAATCTTTATCGTACAGAAAATTTTagcagatgatttaggtttacaGTATATATGTCAAACTTATGAAAGATTTTATGCTGTTGGAGctgtattatcaaatatGGTAGATGCTTTAGTAGAATCACAAGCTGTTAGATTATTAAAACATGTTGTTAGATGTTACCTTAGAATGAGTGATAATCCGAG AGCAAGAGAAGCATTAAGAGCATGTTTACCTAAAGCATTACAAGATAACACATTTACACCTCTATTAAAAGGAGATATGGTCACCAAACGATGTTTGACAACGTTGTTAATGAATCTCAATGACAGATCAGAAGGGTAA